TCCCAGATCTCCTTGGTGTGGTTCATGTCCGTGATGCCGGGCATGAAGCCGAGGATCTCGTGGCTGCCGGCGCCCCGCCCGGTGCCGAACTCGAAGCGGCCCTTGGAGAGGTGGTCGAGCATGGTGACCTTCTCGGCCACCTTCACCGGGTGGTTGACCGGGGCGAGCGGGTTGAAGATGCCGGAGCCGAGGTGGATGCGCTCGGTGGCGGCGGCGAGGTATCCGAGGAAGACCTCGTTGGCCGAGAGGTGCGAGTACTCCTCCAGGAAGTGGTGCTCCGAGGCCCAGGCGTACTTGAAGCCGGACTTGTCGGCCTGGATGACGTACTGGGTCTCCTCGAGCAGCGCCTTGTGCTCTGCCTCGGGGTCGACCTTGGACCGCGCCTCGGGCACGTATCCCTGCACGAAGAGCCCGAATTCCAAGGGGTTCACCGTCCTTAGGTTTCTGACGTTGCGTCAGATTTGATGGGTCCGACTGTTCCACCGCGGGGCGGGGCCGTCAATAGAGCCGCAGGGGTTCATCTGACGGTCCGTCAGGAGACGTCAGATGATGCTGACGCCGGCCGTCCAGCCGCCGTCCACGACGAAGGGCTGGCCGGTGATGTAGGAGGAGTCGTCGCCGGTCAGGAAGAGGGCCAGCTTCGCGATCTCCTCCGGCCGCCCCACCCGGCCCAGCGGGACCACCCGCTTGTACAGCTCGGCCATCGCATCCCTGGCCTCGTCCGTCATCCCCGCCGGGTCCAGCAGCCCGGGGTTGGCCATGGGGGTGTCCACCGCACCCGGGCACATCGCGTTGACCCGGATGTTCTTCGCGGCCAGCTCCAGCGCCGCCACCCGGGTCAGCCCGAGGATCGCCGCCTTCGTCGCCGCGTACGCGCCCACGTACGCCATGCCCGTCAGGCCGGTGTAGGAGGAGGTGTTGACGATGGTCCCGCCGCCGGCCGCCTCGATCTCGGGCGCGACCGCCCTGATGCCGAGGAAGGCGCCGACCTGGTTGACCTCGACCACCTGCCGGAACTCCTCCAGCGGGGTCGCGGTCAGCTCGTTGAAGCGCAGGATGCCCGCGTTGTTGACCAGCCCGTCCACCGGGCCGAAGGCCTCCTTCGCGGTGGCCGTGGCGGCCTCCCAGTCCTCCTCCCGGCTCACGTCCAGCCGTACGTACCGCGCCCGGTCCTCGCCGATCTCCTTGGCGACGGCGGCGCCCTGCTCGTCCAGTACGTCGCCCAGCAGCACCTTCGCGCCCTCGGCGGCGAAGAGGCGGGCCTCCTGCTCGCCCTGGCCGCGCGCCGCACCGGTGATGATGACGACGCGCCCGTCCAGCTTGCCCATGGGGTACCCCTAGTGGTTTGAGGAGCCAGTCGTTGAGGAGTCACTGGTTGAGGAGCGGGGCCACCTCGGCCCCGAACGCGGTGATCTGGTCCACGAGTTCGGCGCGGTCGCGATTGCGGAAGCGGACCTGGATCTGGTTCACGCCCAGCGCCCCGTACTCCCGGAGGGACTCGGCGAGCGCCTCCGCCTTGCCGGTGAGGGTGCGGCGGCCGGTGTCCCAGGCGGGCTCGCCGACGTAGAGGGGCTCGGTGATGGCGCCGATCTCGACGGGCCCGGTGTTCCCGGCCGCCGCGCGGAGCTCGCGCAGGCGGGCGATCTGCGCCGGAAGCCGGTCGCGCGGGTCCCCCTGCGGGAGCCAGCCGTCGCCGCGTACGGCGGCCCGGCGGACGGCGGCGGGCGAGGAGCCGCCGACCCAGACGGGGATGCGCGCCTGGGCGGGGCGGGGCAGCTGCCCGAGGTCCCGGAAGGAGAACCGCTCCCCCTCGAACTCCGGGTACTCCTCGGGCCCCAGCGCCGCGCGCAGCGCGTCCAGGGTCTCGTCGAGGACGGCCCCGCGGCGCCCGAAGTCGACGCCGAGCGCCTCGAACTCCTCCTGGACGTGCCCGGCCCCGACCCCGAGGATCAGGCGGCCCCCGGAGAGGTGGTCGAGGGTCGCGTACTGCTTGGCGGTGACCAGGGGGTGGCGCAGGCCGACGATCGCCACGTGGCTCAGCAGCCGCACCCGCTCGGTGATCCCGGCCAAGAAGGCCAGGGTGGCCACCGGGTCGTACCAGACGGTGCTCATGGGGCCGGCGAGCCGGCGCGGGACGGCCACGTGGTCACAGGTGGCCACGTACCCGAAGCCGGCCCGGTCGGCGGCGCGCGCCACCTCGGCGAGGTCGGCCGCGCCGGCCGAGGCCTCCCAGGGCTCGGCGTAGATGGTGCTCTGCGACTGGACGGGGAGCTGCATCCCGTACGCCAGCCGGCCTTCCGGAAACACGCGTGCCATACCGAGCCCGCCTCGCCTTCGTCCGCCGGTCCGCGCACCGCTTCGACTGCCGATTCGGCATACCGGTGCCGGGCCCCATCGTCATAGCTGACGGTCCGTCAGGCAAGGGGCGGGGTGGAATCGCGCGAGGATGGGTGGCGGGTACGGGTGCGTACCCGTACCCTCGAAGGATGGGAAGGAGCACGACGATGCCCGATGCGAACATCCGTATCCCCGAGGAAGCCAAGGACAGACTCGCCGCCATAGCGGCTGCCGAGGGGCTGTCGCTCCGCGCCTACCTGGCCCGTCTGGCCGAGACCCTGCTGACCCCGGCCGAGCGCGCCGAACGTGCCGAACGCGCACGTGCCGCGCTGCGCGACTGGAACGGCTACGCGCCGACGGCCGCCGAGCAGCAGGAGCTAGACAGCGAGCTGGACCGCCGCCTCCAAGGGGCGAGGCCCCGGTGACCGAGCCCGTACACATCGTGCTGGACGAGACGGCGATGACCGCCGCCGGCCGCGGCAACGTCCTGGTTTCGCGCCTCATCCACCGGGCCCACGCCGAGTCCGGCTGGTTCCTGTACGCCCCTGCCTGTGCGCTGGTCGAGGCCGACCGGGCCCGGCCCGGCACGGCGGAGCACCTCGCGGCCCTGCCCGGCGTCATCGTCCTCGACCTGGACCTGCCCGCCGCGCTGGCCGTCGCGCGGGACGAGAGCTGGGCCACTGCCCACTGCCTGCACGCCGCCCAGCCCACCGCCGACCGGCCCGACGGCGCGATCGTCGCCACCACGGCCCCGAAGCGGTGGGAGGGCGAGCCCGTCCGAATCCTGGACCTCACTCCGTGACCGGCGCCAAAGGGACCGACATGTCCAGGACCACCGTGAAGAAGTCCGTGACCATGCGGCGGTCCATCGCCGAGCAGATCGAGGAACGCGTGGGCGCGGGCGGGTTCTCGCGCTTCATCGACGCGGCCGCCGAGCACTGGCTGACGATCCTCGCAGCGCGGGAGGCCGCTGCAGAGCAGGAAGGCCGCACCGGCGCGTAGCCAGCGGTGCGCGTCTGAGCGGTCCCCGGGGACTGTGCGGGGGCGGGCGCAGCGCCTAGGGTGCGCGCGTGGAAGTGGATCTGATGCTCACCCTCGTCAGCGGGATCGCCTGGACCGTCGTGTACGTCGAGGCCATCCGGGTCGGGCTGCGGGACCGGACGTACGCCATGCCGGTCGCCGCGCTCGCGCTGAACTTCGCCTGGGAGACGACCTACGCCGTCACGGACTTCCGCACCGGGGTGTCCCCGCAGGGAGTGGTCAACGTGGTGTGGGCCGCCGCCGACGCGGTGATCCTGTACACCTACCTGCGCTTCGGCCGGGCCGAACTGCCCGGCTTCGTGACCCGGCCGCTGTTCGCCGCCTGGAGCACGCTCGTCCTCGGCGCCGGCTTCGCCGTGCAGTGGCTGTTCCTCGCGCACTTCGGGACGCACGACGCCACCCGCTACTCGGCGTTCCTGCAGAACCTGCTGATGTCCGGGCTGTTCATCGCCCTCTACGCCGCCCGGCGCGGCCCGCGCGGGCAGTCGCTGCTCATCGCCGTCGCCAAGTGGCTCGGCACCCTCGCGCCGACCGTGCTGTTCGGGGTGCGCGAAGGGTCCGGCTTCGTCCTCGGGCTGGGCGTGCTGTGCTCCGTCTTCGACCTCGCCTACATCGGGCTGCTGCTCCTGCGGCCCGACGGGGCCGGAAGCGGTGAGGCCGGGCCCGGTGAGGTCAGGGGCGTCAGGGGCGGCTTCAGAAGCCCGCCGGGCCCATCGCGATGACCGGGTGCGCCGCCGGGTCCAGGGTCTTCAGCAGCTGCTCCATCGCCTCCTTCGGGAGGCCGACGCAGCCGTGGGAGGGGCCGTTGTGGTCCACGTGCAGCCAGATGTTGCCGCCCTTGGCCTCGCCCTCCGGCTTGACCGGGTCGAGCGGGGACATGCCCTGCCTGCGGTTGTAGTCGATCGCCACCACGTAATCGAAGGAGCCCGCCAGGGACTCCCCGTTCACGCCCAGGCCCGTCGCGACGAACGCCGGGTCCCGGTCGTACGGGAGCTTCGTGCCGGGCGGGGCCGGCAGCAGGCCGCCCGCGTCGGTGAGGGAGAACACCCCCTGCGGGGAGGTCAGGTCCCCGTACTCGCGCTCGGTGGACCAGCCGTTGGCGCCGTTGCGGGCCGGCCAGTGCCCGGCCGCGGTCCAGTCGGCGCCGATGCCGGTCCGCGTGAAGAAGGTGACGGCGGAGTCCGAGGAGTCCTTCGCCTTGCCGGTGACCAGCACCAGCTGCCGCGCGTCCCCGGGGATCCTGGCCCGGGTCGCCGCGCTGAGGGAGTCCGGGAGCCCCTGGAGGGCGTCCGCGCGCGGGGTACCTCGCGTGGCGTGACCCGGGCCGCCCTGGGCCTGGGCCTGGGCCTGGGGCTGCGCCGGGGTCCCGGTCTGGGCCTGGGGGCGGAGCTGGCCCTGGGGGCGGGCGTCCGAGCGGGCCGGCTGGGCGGGCGCGCCCGGCTGCTCGTACACGGCGTGCACCCATCCGGCCCCGAAGGTCAGCAGGCCGAGGGCGGCCACGACGAGCAGGGCCCTGGGCGGCCGGCCGGGCGAAGCGGAACGCCTGCTTTCGGCCGAACCGGGGCCCGTACGGGACGGCGTGCGACCGCCGGTCCGGAAGCGGGATCGGGCTCGGGCGTGCTTCTTCATTCACCCGACCGTACATCAGGTGATCATCGTTCCCGGTGAACGGCGTACTCCCGCAGCCCCTGCGGCGCGGGCAAGCGGAATCCGCCGACGGGGCCGCCGACGGGCTCCGGACCGGCCACGTCGAAAAAAGAATCCGAAAAAGAACGCGAACGCTGTCACAGGGACCGGCCGGGCGGTGTCTTGTTGCCGGAAGCGTTCGAAGCGAGGGAGACACCATGAACAAGAACACCGAAATCGTCGTCATCGGCGGCGGTTACGCGGGCGTGATGGCGGCCAACCGGCTGACGCAGCGCGAAGACGTGACGGTGACCGTGATCAACCCGCGGGCGTCCTTCGTCCACCGCATCCGCCTGCACCAGCTGGTGGGCGGGTCCGACTCGGCGGTCGTCGAGTACCGGGACGTCCTGGCCGAGGGGGTCCGGCTGGTGGTCGACACCGTGGCGCGGATCGACGCGGCGGGGCGCGGCGTGGAGCTGGCGTCGGGCGGCACGGTCGGTTACGACTACCTGGTGTACGCGGTGGGCAGCGGCAGCGCCGACCCGCGCGTGCCCGGAGCGGCCGAGTACGCCTTCCCGCTCGCCACTCTGGAGGAGGCGCAGCGGCTGCAGCCGGTCCTCGAGGCCGCGTCCGCGTCGGCCGCGGTGACGGTGGTCGGCGCCGGGCCGACCGGTATCGAGACCGCCGCCGAGCTGGCGGAGGAGGGGCGTGCCGTGACCCTGGTCTGCGGCGGGGTGCTCGGCCCGTACCTCCACGCCCGGGGTCGTCGCTCGGTCGCCGGGCGGCTGGCGAAGCTCGGGGTGACCGTGCTCGAGGGGCCCGACACGAAGGTGACGGCCGTGTCGCGCGACGCCGTACGGCTCGCCGACGGTCGCGAGCTGCCGAGCGAGGTGACCATCTGGACCGCCGGCTTCGCCGTGCCGGACCTGGCGGTGCGCAGCGGGCTGAGCACCGACGCCCTGGGCCGCCTGCTGACGGACGAGACGCTGACGAGCGTGGACGACGAGAGGATCGTCGCGGCCGGGGACTCGGCGGCGCCGTCGGACCTGGCGCTGCGGATGAGCTGCCAGGCCGCCATGCCGCTGGGCGCGCGGGCCGCCGACACCGTCCTCAGCCGGATCGCGGGTGAACGGCCCGAGACCCTCAACCAGTCGTTCGCCGCGCAGTGCATCAGCCTGGGCCGGCACAGCGGCATCTTCCAGTTCGCCAAGAGGTCGGACGTCGCGGTGTGGTTCCACATCGACGGCCGCCTCGGCGCGAAGCTGAAGGAGACCGTGTGCAAGGTCGTCGTCAAGCACCTGGCCGACGAGGGGCACAAGCCCGGTTCGTACAAGCTGCACCGCAGCTCGGGAGGTGACACACGTCGTCAGCTGCTGGAGGCCAAGCAGGAGACGATCTCGTACGGTGAGCCGGTTCGAACCACCGTCCGGTAAGAAGGAAGTTGTATGAGCGAGCACGCCATCGAGGCGGCGACCGAGGTCTTCGTCGCCCACCGCAACCTCCTCTTCACGGTCGCCTACGAAATGCTCGGCTCGGCCGCCGACGCCGAGGACGTCCTCCAGGAGACCTGGCTGCGGTGGGTCGAGGTCGACTTGACGCAGGTCAGCGAGCAGCGCGCCTACCTGGTCCGGATCACGACCCGCCAGGCGCTCAACCGGCTGCGCACCATGACCCGCCGCAAGGAGTCGTACGTCGGCCCGTGGCTGCCCGAGCCGCTGCTCACCGCGCCGGACGTGGCCGAGGACGTCGAGCTGGCCGAGAGCGTGTCGATGGCGGTGATGCTCGTCCTCGAGACGCTGTCGCCGACCGAGCGCGCCGTCTTCGTCCTGCGCGAGGTCTTCGACGTCGGCTACGAGGAGATCGCGGCCGCCGTCGACAAGACCCCGGCGGCCGTCCGCCAGATCGCCCACCGCGCCCGCAAGCACGTCGACGCCCGCCGCCCGCGCGAGGTGGTCTCCGCGAGCGAGACCCGGACGGCGATGGAGTCGTTCTGGCGCGTACTGGAGACCGGGGACCTCCAGGGCCTCCTCGACGTGCTCGCCCCGGACGTGGTCCTGATGGGCGACGGCGGCGGTATCAAGCAGGCCGCGGTGCGGCCGATCACCGGCGCCTGGAACGTGGCCCGCTTCATGATCGGGGGCATGCGCAAGAACGGACTGCCGGTCACCGTCGCTCCCACCGTGGTCAACGGCGCCCCGGGACTCGTCGTCCACCTGGACGGCGAACTCGACGGTGTCATCGCGCTCCAGGTCGAGGACGGCCGCATCACCGGCCTCTACTACGTCCGCAACCCGGAGAAGCTGTCCCGCCTCGAGGCGGAGACCCCGCTGACCCTGCGATGAATCCCCGGGCACCCCACCGACCCCTCCCGCCAGGGCAGGGCCCCGACTTACCCTGAGCTGATGAGAACTCCGCGTCAGGCAGCCCGCATTGTCGTCCTCTCTCCCGGCGGGTCGGTGTTCCTGTTCCGGGAGAACAACATCGAAGTCGGCATCCACTGGCTGCCCCCGGGCGGCGGCATCGACCCGGGCGAGACCCCCGAGGAGTGCGTGCGGCGCGAGCTGCGCGAGGAGACCGGGTGGACCGACCTGGAGCCGCAGCGGCTGCTGTGCACCTGGGAGCACGACTTCACCCACCAGGGCGTCCCGGTCCGCCAGCACGAGCACATCTACGTCACCACGGGCCCGCGCCGCGAGCCCGTGCTCGAAGCCCCCGACATCCACTGGCAGTGGCTGTCACCGCAGCGCCTGGCCACCCTCGGCGAGCCCCTCTGGCCCCCGCGCCTGCCCGACCTGCTCTCCGGCACCCCGGCCGACCCGGTCCACCTGGGGCTGCTGGCCTGAGCTCCGGCACGGCGCGGCGGGGCGGTCAGTGCTTGCCGGTGGCCTTCGCGTAGAGCTGGGCGGCGTAGTCGCCGAGGATCGTGCTCGTGGAGACGTCGTCCGTCTCCCCGCCGGTCAGGATCCCGATGATCTTGCCGTCGCGGGCGATCCAGGCGCTGCCGCTGGTCCCGCCGGGGAAGTCGGCGCAGTCGAAGCGCTGCTCCCGCTCGCCGAGCCGGACGGTGACCGCCGTGCAGATGCGCGGAACCTTGCGGTCGGCGGGGTAACCCGTCACCGTGACCTCCTCGCCCGCGCGGCCCGTGGTGTCCAGGGTCGCGCCGCCGGTGACGTCCTCGATGGTGCGGCCCTTGTCGTCGGGGGCCAGGCGGGCGAAGGCGAGGTCGTAGTCGTCGTCCGTACCCTCGGCCCAGCGCTCGTCCTCGAAGACCTCCTCGATCTTCCACACCCCGTACGGGGCAACGCCGTTCGCGTACGCGGGTGCGAAGACGGCGCCGCCTTCACGGGCCTGCTTGCCCTCCATCAGGCAGTGGCCGGCGGTGACGATCATGTTCTTGCCCGGGCTGCGCACGACGGTCGCGGTGCAGAAGTGGTCGCCGTCCAGGCCGCCGGTGAAGAGCGCACCGGTGAACGCGGCGGGCCCGCCGGGCTTGGGGGCCGCAGGGGACGGCGGGGGCGCGGCAAGCTGAGGTTTCGACGCTTGCGATCGCGAAGAGGCGGTCGGCGACCCCGAGGGCGCGGCCGACTTGGCCCGTACGGGAACAGCCCCGTCGGGCGGCGGCACCAGCTCAGCCACCGCCGCAGAGGCGCCCAGCGCCGCCAGCGCACACAGCACCGCCGTCACCACGGTCCGCTTGTCCACCGCCATGATCCCTCCCCACTTTGCCCTGGCGAAGCATGCCCCGGCAGCACGCCAGGGTGCAAGGCCGGGGGTGCTGGAGGTGGTGCGGGAGGGGTCGGGTTGGCGGGATTCAGCGGGCCGGAATCAGAGACGGTTTGGGGGTTTCCCGTCAGTCCCATCGTCCTTCCGTGTCGTGCCGGCCTGTCAAGGGCGCTCCTTCGTCGCGTCGCTTCGCGATGGCCTTCGGCCACCCTTGACCGACCGCCCCGCCCCGGAAAAACGAAGACTGCCGGGAACCCCCCAAAGGAACGGTCACGGGGCAGGAGGGGAGGAGCGGCCTCGTCAGCGATGAGGCGAGGGGCCGGGCCTTGCCCCGCCGGGCATCCGGCCCTGGCCAGGAAGGGCCCGGGGCCGGGGGCCCGGGGCGCGTCAGATCGCTACGCGCTCCTCATTTCTCAGCGCCTACCGGCCGTCTGGGGCTGATCCCTGCACCAAATGTTGATCAGAGCGGCGGGAGGAGCTCATGGGCGCGTCAGATCGCTACGCGCTTCTCAGATCCCAGCGGCCGGCGGCCGTCTTGGGCATCCACACGCACGGGCTCAAGTTGCCAGGGAAGTAGGGCACTTCACGCTCTCGAGGACCAATCCGGTGTCTCGAAATGCCGCATGTCCCCTACAGTCAAACTCCAATGACGCTCTTGGTCGCCGAATTCGTTCGAGGACTGCGCGGCGAAGCAGCACACTGTCCGTCATGACCACATATGACAGCATTGGTACGACCTACAGTCACACCCGACGGCCGGATCCCCGGATCGCTGCCCAGATCCACGCGGCGCTCGGCGATGCTGCGACGGTGATCAACGTAGGTGCGGGCACCGGCTCCTACGAACCGCCGCAAACGGTGCTGGCGGTCGAACCCAGTTCGGTGATGATCGCCCAGCGTCCAACCGGCTCCGCGCGGGCCCTCCAGGCATCCGCCGAGTCGATCCCCCTCCCCGACGACTCCGCCGACGCGGTAATGGCCCTCCTCACCGTGCACCACTGGACCGACCTGGAAGCCGGTATCGCGGAGCTGCTTCGCATCGCCCGGCGGCGCGTCGTCATCTTCACCTGGGACCAGACCATCCAGCGCAGCTTCTGGCTGGCGGACGAGTACCTGCCGGATGTGGCCGCGTTCAACGACACCCGGGCCGTCCCGATCGACCGGCTGACCGCACTGCTGGGAGGAGCCCGCGTCGAGACGGTCCCGATCCCGCATGACTGCACCGACGGATTCGGCGCCGCCTTCTGGCGCCGCCCCGAGGCCTACCTCGACCCGCAAGTACGCGCCGGCATGTCCATGTTCGCCCAGACCGGCGAGGAAGTTCTCCGTCCGGGCCTGGCCCGACTCTCCGACGACCTGTCGTCCGGCCTGTGGCACGAACGCCACGCCGACCTGCTCAACCGCGAAACCCTCGACATCGGCTACCGGCTCGTCATCGCCGACCTCTAAAAACGCGGCCCAGTGCAGGTATCAGCCCCAGACGGCCGCCAGACGCCGAGATATGAGGAGCGCGTAGCGATCTGACGCGCCCCTCGCTTCCCGCCTCACCCTGGTCACCATTTGGTGCAGGGATCAGCCCAAGGCGGTCGGTAGGCGCTGAGAAATGAGAAGCGCGTAGCGATCTGACGCGCCCCGGGCCCCCGGCCCTGGGCCCTTCCTGGCCAGGGCCGGATGCCCGGCAGGCCAAGGCCCGGCCCCTCGCCTCATCGCTGAGGGGCCGCTCCTCCTGCTCCCGCCCCGTGACCGTTCTTTTGGGGGTTTCCCGGCAGTCTTCGTTTTTCCGGGGCGGGACGGTCTGTCAAGGGTGGCCGAAGGCCATCGCGAAGCGACGCGACGAAGGAGCGCCCTTGACAGGCCGGCCCGACACGGAAGGACGATGAGACTGACGGGAAAGCCCCATACCTTCTCTGATCAGGTCCGGCTGGAACCCCGTCAGCCCGTGACACCGCCCAGGAATGCCACCCAGGCCGCGGGGGCCAGGGCCAGCTCGGGGCTGGTGGCCAGCTTGGAGTCCCGGACGTGGACGGTGTCCGCGCAGGTGGCCACCTCGACGCAGTCGTCGCCGTCGCCACCGCTGTACGTCGACTTGTGCCAGGAGAGGGCGACCTCGACGCAGCTGTCGCCGTCGCCACCGCTGTAGCTGCTCTTGAACCAGTGCAGATCCGAGTTGCTCATAGCGTCCCTCGCGTTTGCTCCAACAGGCCCAAGGAGTCGGCGGGATTGAGGGCCTGTGAACGCAGTTTGGCATACCGCTGATGGAGGATGCTGACCTCCGAGGGATCCGAGATGAGCACACCGGTCCGCTGTCCCTCGCTGTAGGCGAGCCACTGATGGTCTGGAGTTTCCAGCAACCGGATGGGGCCATCGTGGCCCGCGTGCTCGGCCTGTTCCTTCGGCATGATCTGGACCGTCACATTGCGCAGCCGGATCAGTCCCAGGATGTGGTCGACCTGGTCGCGCATGACCTCCCGCCCGCCGAAATGCCGGTCGAAGACCGACTGCTCGATGATGAAGCTGAACGAGGAGTTCGGCAGGTCGCGCAGGATGTGCTGGCGCTCCAGGCGGCCCGCCACCTGGGCCTCTATCCTCGCGTCCTCCAACGGCGGCACTCGCTCCGCGAAGATCCCTCGGGCGTACTCCTCCCGCTGCAACAGCCCTGGCACCATCCGGCACTCGTACGTATACAGACTCACCGCAGCCGGCTCCAGCAGTGCCCACTTCTTGAACCACGACGCCACCCGCCTCGGCTTCGTCAGGTGCCGGGCCGCGCCCTTGACCGCGCCGAAGCAGTCGAGCTCCGACTCCATGCGGTCCACGAACCGCTCGCTCGGGTAGCGGCGGGCCTGTTCCACCGAGCCGACGTACTGGACCGAGTAACCGATCCGCTCGGCCATCTCCTCCTGGGTCAGGCGGGACCGTTTACGGAAGGCCTTCGCAACCTCCGCGAAGCTCCGTAGAGCCCCGTTCGGGTCCTCCACCTCTTCGGGTTCGACGCCCTGGTCATCCACATGCTGCACCCTGACACCCCCAACTCGCGCGCCTGCATGCCACGTTCGCGAGCGGTGTTCCCCCGGTCCAGCACCCCCACTCGTACAACGCCCCCAGTAGCGGCACCCCGGTCGAAATCAGCACCCAAACCGCCACTCCCAGCCCCTCAACGGCCTTTACAAGCCGCCGTATTCACGTAAGCTCCCCCTCGTCCGCAAA
The Streptomyces sp. NBC_00091 genome window above contains:
- a CDS encoding SDR family NAD(P)-dependent oxidoreductase; translated protein: MGKLDGRVVIITGAARGQGEQEARLFAAEGAKVLLGDVLDEQGAAVAKEIGEDRARYVRLDVSREEDWEAATATAKEAFGPVDGLVNNAGILRFNELTATPLEEFRQVVEVNQVGAFLGIRAVAPEIEAAGGGTIVNTSSYTGLTGMAYVGAYAATKAAILGLTRVAALELAAKNIRVNAMCPGAVDTPMANPGLLDPAGMTDEARDAMAELYKRVVPLGRVGRPEEIAKLALFLTGDDSSYITGQPFVVDGGWTAGVSII
- a CDS encoding LLM class F420-dependent oxidoreductase, whose product is MARVFPEGRLAYGMQLPVQSQSTIYAEPWEASAGAADLAEVARAADRAGFGYVATCDHVAVPRRLAGPMSTVWYDPVATLAFLAGITERVRLLSHVAIVGLRHPLVTAKQYATLDHLSGGRLILGVGAGHVQEEFEALGVDFGRRGAVLDETLDALRAALGPEEYPEFEGERFSFRDLGQLPRPAQARIPVWVGGSSPAAVRRAAVRGDGWLPQGDPRDRLPAQIARLRELRAAAGNTGPVEIGAITEPLYVGEPAWDTGRRTLTGKAEALAESLREYGALGVNQIQVRFRNRDRAELVDQITAFGAEVAPLLNQ
- a CDS encoding L,D-transpeptidase family protein gives rise to the protein MKKHARARSRFRTGGRTPSRTGPGSAESRRSASPGRPPRALLVVAALGLLTFGAGWVHAVYEQPGAPAQPARSDARPQGQLRPQAQTGTPAQPQAQAQAQGGPGHATRGTPRADALQGLPDSLSAATRARIPGDARQLVLVTGKAKDSSDSAVTFFTRTGIGADWTAAGHWPARNGANGWSTEREYGDLTSPQGVFSLTDAGGLLPAPPGTKLPYDRDPAFVATGLGVNGESLAGSFDYVVAIDYNRRQGMSPLDPVKPEGEAKGGNIWLHVDHNGPSHGCVGLPKEAMEQLLKTLDPAAHPVIAMGPAGF
- a CDS encoding NAD(P)/FAD-dependent oxidoreductase, whose amino-acid sequence is MNKNTEIVVIGGGYAGVMAANRLTQREDVTVTVINPRASFVHRIRLHQLVGGSDSAVVEYRDVLAEGVRLVVDTVARIDAAGRGVELASGGTVGYDYLVYAVGSGSADPRVPGAAEYAFPLATLEEAQRLQPVLEAASASAAVTVVGAGPTGIETAAELAEEGRAVTLVCGGVLGPYLHARGRRSVAGRLAKLGVTVLEGPDTKVTAVSRDAVRLADGRELPSEVTIWTAGFAVPDLAVRSGLSTDALGRLLTDETLTSVDDERIVAAGDSAAPSDLALRMSCQAAMPLGARAADTVLSRIAGERPETLNQSFAAQCISLGRHSGIFQFAKRSDVAVWFHIDGRLGAKLKETVCKVVVKHLADEGHKPGSYKLHRSSGGDTRRQLLEAKQETISYGEPVRTTVR
- a CDS encoding RNA polymerase sigma-70 factor encodes the protein MSEHAIEAATEVFVAHRNLLFTVAYEMLGSAADAEDVLQETWLRWVEVDLTQVSEQRAYLVRITTRQALNRLRTMTRRKESYVGPWLPEPLLTAPDVAEDVELAESVSMAVMLVLETLSPTERAVFVLREVFDVGYEEIAAAVDKTPAAVRQIAHRARKHVDARRPREVVSASETRTAMESFWRVLETGDLQGLLDVLAPDVVLMGDGGGIKQAAVRPITGAWNVARFMIGGMRKNGLPVTVAPTVVNGAPGLVVHLDGELDGVIALQVEDGRITGLYYVRNPEKLSRLEAETPLTLR
- a CDS encoding NUDIX hydrolase, translating into MRTPRQAARIVVLSPGGSVFLFRENNIEVGIHWLPPGGGIDPGETPEECVRRELREETGWTDLEPQRLLCTWEHDFTHQGVPVRQHEHIYVTTGPRREPVLEAPDIHWQWLSPQRLATLGEPLWPPRLPDLLSGTPADPVHLGLLA
- a CDS encoding serine protease — translated: MAVDKRTVVTAVLCALAALGASAAVAELVPPPDGAVPVRAKSAAPSGSPTASSRSQASKPQLAAPPPSPAAPKPGGPAAFTGALFTGGLDGDHFCTATVVRSPGKNMIVTAGHCLMEGKQAREGGAVFAPAYANGVAPYGVWKIEEVFEDERWAEGTDDDYDLAFARLAPDDKGRTIEDVTGGATLDTTGRAGEEVTVTGYPADRKVPRICTAVTVRLGEREQRFDCADFPGGTSGSAWIARDGKIIGILTGGETDDVSTSTILGDYAAQLYAKATGKH
- a CDS encoding class I SAM-dependent methyltransferase, which codes for MTTYDSIGTTYSHTRRPDPRIAAQIHAALGDAATVINVGAGTGSYEPPQTVLAVEPSSVMIAQRPTGSARALQASAESIPLPDDSADAVMALLTVHHWTDLEAGIAELLRIARRRVVIFTWDQTIQRSFWLADEYLPDVAAFNDTRAVPIDRLTALLGGARVETVPIPHDCTDGFGAAFWRRPEAYLDPQVRAGMSMFAQTGEEVLRPGLARLSDDLSSGLWHERHADLLNRETLDIGYRLVIADL
- a CDS encoding DUF397 domain-containing protein; its protein translation is MSNSDLHWFKSSYSGGDGDSCVEVALSWHKSTYSGGDGDDCVEVATCADTVHVRDSKLATSPELALAPAAWVAFLGGVTG
- a CDS encoding helix-turn-helix transcriptional regulator; protein product: MDDQGVEPEEVEDPNGALRSFAEVAKAFRKRSRLTQEEMAERIGYSVQYVGSVEQARRYPSERFVDRMESELDCFGAVKGAARHLTKPRRVASWFKKWALLEPAAVSLYTYECRMVPGLLQREEYARGIFAERVPPLEDARIEAQVAGRLERQHILRDLPNSSFSFIIEQSVFDRHFGGREVMRDQVDHILGLIRLRNVTVQIMPKEQAEHAGHDGPIRLLETPDHQWLAYSEGQRTGVLISDPSEVSILHQRYAKLRSQALNPADSLGLLEQTRGTL